ggggggggtcctggcaAGAGTGGCCAGGCTGGGGTGaggggcagctgctggcagtgggggagcagggggtcCTCACCTTTGCCTCCGAGACCCCCCGGCCAAGGGCCCTGGGGGGAGTTTCAAGAGCATCTGATTTCTTCGtcagctgcctgcacagccaggagctggagcaggggcaggttCTGCCTTGTCCCCCACATCCCGGGGAGGGGGTCCTCGTGACACCAGTGCCTGGGGGGCTATTTGGGGGTTCTGCGACAGGCCGAGGTCGCTGGAGACTTGGGGATCGCCCCCGGTGCAGCGTGGGGCTCAGCCCCATCTGCAGCGGGTTCCCTGCGAGCATCATTGAGAAGTTGGATGGGagtgctggggacagcagctgtgtgtggcaggaggaggtttggggagggggatttTTGCTGCGGGGGGCCTTTCCtctggctgctggagctgcGGGATGCGGTGGGGTGCACAGGGTTGCTGCGGGGCACAGCGGGCTGCACAGGTGGGGGGCGAAGCCTCTGCGCTCCAACGCTGTTCACGGcgggcagctgcagggctgggagggggagagcacggccggggctgctgctgggctgcagggactgGGGGCGAGAGCCGCGGGACAGCCTCGGCAGCGGgcagcacagggaaagaaattacCCGTTCGCGTTCCCCTTGCTCCTCGGCTCCTTCAAATTACACGTTACATTCCCAAGCGAGTCCATCGCTGGCTCAGCCTCTCGGCTCCAGGAGTGTTTCTAGCatggggagggggctgtggtTGTCCCTTTTTGGGAGGACCCCTGGGGACTAATGTCTCCCCGCCCCAGGTGTGCGACAGACCACAACTCGGACAATACGACGGCGATGCTGCAGGAGTGGCTGGGGGCGGTGGGGAAGGACTATCACTCGGTGGCCTGGAAGGTGCAGGAGGAGCCCAGGTGAGGCTGGGGAGGTGtcggggcaggggggtgcaggCTGGGAGGGGCTCCCGGAGCAGCACCCCATTCCCCAGCTGGGGACGCTGCCAGGAGGAGCCAGCGGcgaggcagagctgggctgacTCAGCCAGCTGGCACGCAGCGGCATGCACCAAGTTTGTGCGTTCCCAGTGAGCGGGATTAACCCCTGCCTCCCCTGCACCCAGCGCCTACCCCGACGAGCTCGGCCCCAAGCATTGGAGCGACAAACGCTACGAGAACCTGATGAGACTGAAGCAGGAGGCTCTGACCTACGCCCGGGAGCAGCAGGCAGACTACATCTTGGTAAGGGATGTGGGgcactggtggggtgggagcTGAGGTGGGTGTCCCCACGCCTCCAGGACCTGTGCTGTCCCCCCTCCAGTTCGTGGACACTGACAGCATCCTGACCAACAATCAGACCCTCAAGTTTCTCATGGCGCAGAACAAGTCGGTGGTGGCCCCCATGCTGGACTCACAGACCTTCTACTCCAACTTCTGGTGTGGCATCACGCCCCAGGTACGTCCCCAGaaagccctggggaaggggactCCCCCATGGTGGAAGAGCCCCCCACCATGGAGACATCATGCCAGTGTGCTGCAGGGGTACTACCGCCGGACAGCCGACTACTTCCCCACCAAGAACCGGCAGCGGGTGGGCTGCTTCTCTGTCCCCATGGTCTACGCCACCTTCCTGATTGACCTGCGGAAGGAGGAGACATCGCGGTTGGCTTTCTACCCACCCCATCCCAACTACACCTGGGCCTTCGACGATATCATTGTCTTTGCCTACTCCTGCCAGGCGGCCGGTGaggcggggggagccgggggtggggggcttgggggggcTGCAGTGCTCACCCCTCCCACCCGGCAGGCGCGGAGGTTCATGTGTGCAACCAGCAGCGCTTTGGCTACATCAACGTCCCCGTGAAGGCCCACCAGACGCTGGAGGACGAACATGCCAACTTTGTGCACCTCACGCTGGAGGCCATGGGTGAGCACCCGCGGGCAGTGGGGTCCCGGAGGTGTTCCCCACCCCAGAGGTGATGGGGACCCAGTGCCagtccccagggcagggctgttgGCCATGGTTCCTGGCCAGGGGGGTCTGGGCTCCACCAAAGAGGTGTCCCCTCTCTCCACAGTGGATGGCCCCCCCATGCAGCGCTCCAGGCacatttccctcctccccagaccACTCACAAAAATGGGCTTTGATGAAGTAAGTGCCCCCTGTTCATCCCTCTGGCTGCATCTGTCCATGACAAAGCCTGCCGTGGGCTTTGGCCAAGCCCTCTATCCCCCATCCTGTAGTAGCCAGGCAGGCTGTGTCTCCCACCATGACAATATGGCCCCTTGGCGGGGCTCTCCCCTTCCGCCCCAGATCTTCCTCATCAACCTAGTGCGGAGGCCGGACCGGCGCCAGCGGATGCTGGCGTCCCTGCGGGAGCTGGAGATCGCCCCACGGGTGGTGGATGCTGTGGATGGGAGGTGACTGTGGGGGGGGAACACATGTCCCCACTCTGCCAGCCCCCCAGCACGaccctggggaggggatgggggtggctggggggaCACACCTTGCTGATGCAGCCCCTCACCTTGCAGCACCCTCAACAGCAGCGACATCAAGGTGCTGGGGGTGAACCTGCTCCCTGGGTACTACGACCCCTTCTCTGGCCGCACCCTCACCAAGGGCGAGGTTGGCTGCTTCCTCAGCCATTACAACATCTGGAAGGAGGTATGGGGCCGTGGGGGCCATGGGATCCCTAAGGGccaccagcacagggcagggacCCCGGAGCATCACCAGGTCTCTGGAGGAGCTTGGGAGAGGGTTGTCCTGCAGGGTGAGTGGACCCAGTGTGGTCCAGTGTGGCCCAGCATGGTGCTGGGATGGGTTTGCacctctgccccctcccaacAGATCGTGTCTCGGGGGCTGGAGCGGTCGGTGGTCTTTGAGGACGATGTGCGCTTTGAGGCTGCCTTCCCGGCACGGCTGCAGCGGCtgatggaggagctggagggggtGCAGCAGGACTGGGACCTCATGTAGGTGCTGGGGCCGGGGGAGATGTGGggtgggggtccctggggctgGCTCTCACGGCTCGCCAGCTGCCCCACAGCTACCTGGGGAGGAAGCAGGTGAATGCGGAGGATGAGGCACCCGTGGAGGGTGTCCGAAACCTGGTGGTGGCTGGGTACTCGTACTGGACGCTGGCCTACGCCATCTCCCGCCGTGGGGCACAGAAGCTGCTGGCTGCCGAACCCCTCTCCAAAATGCTGCCGGTGGATGAGTTCCTGCCCATCATGTACGACAAGCACCCCAAGTAAGGAgcagggggtgcaggaggggTGTTGATGGAGCAGCACGGCCATGCCGGCAAGAGAGCATGTGTTTCTTCTCCACCGTCACCGTCCCACCccgttccccccctccctgggtTACTCATGCTGGAGGAAAACATCTGTAGCATGAGCTCATTCCCCACCAGCCGCTGCCTGGCCGCCGGCCGCTGGAAAATGGCCCTTTGCCAGCGCAGGGTGGGGGGACGGTGGTGGGGACGGAGCTGGGGCTCGGTGCTGGTCCCACACGGGGGTCTTGGCCCCATGGCGAggggggagcagccccctgTACCCCGGGGCTTTTCGGACCCGTGCCCCTGGTTGTGGGTCTCAGCCCAGTCCTGGGGCacctccctgcccctctccccaggcGGGGGTCAGCAGCAAGGCTGtgtctggggagggggagccaAGCTAGGGGGTGGGCAAGCGCTGCTGGCCGGGTGTTCCTGGGGAGAGTGGGTGGGAAAACCAGCGAGCAGGATGGCGCAAGAGGGATTAGGAGGTAAAAGGGAGGCTGGAGGTGGATGGAGGGGCAGATTAGTGCTCTGGATGTGAACCAGGAGCAGCTGGGTGTCCCGTGCTTGCCAGGACAACAGCACCAGACAGCCCTGGCCTCAGACCAGCCGAGGCCCGGCCAGCAGGACGCTGTACCGGAGACCTCCTCGGCACTAGGACCTGCCCCATGCCACTGAGGCTGGTGGGGAGAGATGGGTCCCGTTCCCTTTGCGGTCCTTccacagtccctccccagctgggctctgcaggcagcagtggcGTGGGACAGTCGCCCAGCTCAGCTGCCTTCCCCAGACCCCCATCCCTGGTTCCCTGTGTCCCTCCTCATCACCTGCCCCACATGGTGCCTTCCCCGGGTGGTCGGTTACGGCTTTCCCAGCCCTTTTTTCTCCACTGGGCTGTGCTCTGTAAGCCAATTTCTCCCCTTGGGTCTGCTCCGCTTTCCCCAGCGAGGATTACAAGCGGCACTTCGCTCCCCGGGACTTGCTGGTGTTTTCGGCTCACCCCCTCCTGGTTTATCCCACCCACTACGCTGGGGACAGCAACTGGCTGAGCGACACTGAGACCTCCACCATCTGGGATGACGATACCAAGAAGACTGACTGGGCTGGCTCACAGAAGACCCTGAGGGACTCACGAGGCGGCGCTGGCCATCTCCGCTCCACTGCCCGTGATGAGCTCTGAGGGTGAGCGAAGCCATGGGACCCACACatgtggggacagggacaggggacagagtGGCTGGGAGGCATCTCCCTGCGAGCACTGTGTTTGGATGTGTTGGCTGCCCAGtttctttttgctgtgctgcagcagctctctcCATCAGAGTCAAAGCATCAGGGAATGGAGATGAGACC
This genomic stretch from Balearica regulorum gibbericeps isolate bBalReg1 chromosome 20, bBalReg1.pri, whole genome shotgun sequence harbors:
- the CERCAM gene encoding inactive glycosyltransferase 25 family member 3, with the protein product MGSAGLLCALLLLLGTGTGTGPGPLPPRVVLALLARNAQHSLPHCLGALERMDYPAGSIALWCATDHNSDNTTAMLQEWLGAVGKDYHSVAWKVQEEPSAYPDELGPKHWSDKRYENLMRLKQEALTYAREQQADYILFVDTDSILTNNQTLKFLMAQNKSVVAPMLDSQTFYSNFWCGITPQGYYRRTADYFPTKNRQRVGCFSVPMVYATFLIDLRKEETSRLAFYPPHPNYTWAFDDIIVFAYSCQAAGAEVHVCNQQRFGYINVPVKAHQTLEDEHANFVHLTLEAMVDGPPMQRSRHISLLPRPLTKMGFDEIFLINLVRRPDRRQRMLASLRELEIAPRVVDAVDGSTLNSSDIKVLGVNLLPGYYDPFSGRTLTKGEVGCFLSHYNIWKEIVSRGLERSVVFEDDVRFEAAFPARLQRLMEELEGVQQDWDLIYLGRKQVNAEDEAPVEGVRNLVVAGYSYWTLAYAISRRGAQKLLAAEPLSKMLPVDEFLPIMYDKHPNEDYKRHFAPRDLLVFSAHPLLVYPTHYAGDSNWLSDTETSTIWDDDTKKTDWAGSQKTLRDSRGGAGHLRSTARDEL